A stretch of Mesotoga sp. BH458_6_3_2_1 DNA encodes these proteins:
- a CDS encoding ABC transporter ATP-binding protein, whose amino-acid sequence TLLLNPELLVADEPVSMIDLSTRAEILHMMKEVQRDLGLTYLYITHDLSTARYFTDRIAVMYLGKIIEIGDPDDVIDNPVHPYTRALIAAVCEPVAGKVNKPKVVPIKGEIPSAANIPKGCRFHPRCPYAKEECWEKEEPQLREIKEGHFHACRRWKEVAEEKDRGCG is encoded by the coding sequence GACTCTTCTTCTCAATCCCGAGCTTCTAGTTGCGGATGAACCGGTATCCATGATAGACCTCTCCACCAGGGCGGAGATACTCCACATGATGAAGGAAGTGCAGAGAGACCTTGGATTGACTTATCTCTACATAACTCACGATCTCTCTACTGCGAGATACTTCACAGACAGGATAGCAGTGATGTACCTTGGAAAGATAATAGAGATAGGCGATCCCGACGATGTTATAGACAACCCCGTTCATCCATACACAAGGGCTCTCATTGCCGCTGTATGCGAACCGGTTGCTGGAAAGGTAAACAAACCCAAGGTAGTACCTATAAAGGGAGAGATTCCCTCTGCCGCCAATATTCCAAAGGGCTGCAGATTCCATCCGAGATGTCCTTATGCAAAAGAAGAATGCTGGGAGAAGGAAGAACCTCAACTTCGGGAGATAAAAGAGGGTCACTTCCATGCCTGCAGAAGATGGAAGGAAGTCGCTGAAGAGAAAGACCGGGGTTGCGGGTAG